A portion of the Gadus macrocephalus chromosome 10, ASM3116895v1 genome contains these proteins:
- the zgc:92242 gene encoding SH2 domain-containing protein 4A — MLAKILELMWVEPEVLEALSEEQKRILFFKMREEQVRRWTEREGRGETEDHDDNEDHGGPKKASTKHVTWLLGRDGDVRVSVIGEEDEFRSSKLLQSLLNNRYHDACMVDVQPAASFPPRVTDLQGRRPGTARALAKSRSLDQGPGSRSSVEERADASAPEEDSVCEPTAAAGGGHYLDRDGAPRRQPGLRNHGNRPPPLRAQSLDAGRTLDGEAPGGLDEEPEFGARVAESKRTSAPGTTVSSKPPVPVKPPHLQPGNRSVPRPVPEGITAS, encoded by the exons ATGCTGGCCAAGATCCTGGAGTTGATGTGGGTGGAGCCGGAGGTGCTGGAGGCCCTGAGCGAGGAGCAGAAGAGGATTCTGTTCTTCAAGATGAGGGAGGAGCAGGTCCGCCGCTGGACGGAgcgggagggcaggggggagacggaggaccACGACGACAACGAAGACCACGGCGGCCCAAAGAAAG cctctACGAAGCATGTGACCTGGCTGCTGGGCCGAGACGGTGACGTGAGAGTCAGCGTGATCGGTGAGGAGGATGAGTTCAGGTCCTCCAAACTCCTCCAGTCTCTGCTCAACAACAG ATATCATGATGCCTGCATGGTCGATGTCCAGCCAGCCGCCTCGTTCCCCCCGAGAGTGACCGACCTACAAGGCCGTAGGCCTGGTACAGCGCGGGCCCTagctaag AGCCGGTCTCTGGACCAGGGGCCGGGGTCCCGGAGCAGCGTGGAGGAGCGCGCAGACGCCAGCGCCCCGGAGGAGGACAGCGTCTGTGAGCCCACCGCTGCCGCTGGCGGTGGCCACTACCTCGACCGCGACGGGGCCCCTCGCCGCCAGCCCGGGCTCCGTAACCACGGCAACCGCCCGCCACCGCTGCGGGCGCAGTCGCTAGACGCAGGCAGGACGCTGGACGGAG AGGCGCCGGGCGGCCTGGATGAGGAGCCGGAGTTCGGAGCCCGCGTGGCCGAGTCGAAAAGGACCTCCGCACCCGGGACCACGGTGTCCTCCAAGCCCCCCGTACCGGTCAAACCCCCCCACCTGCAGCCAGGCAACCGCTCTGTCCCCCGACCAGTGCCTGAGGGCATCACCGCTAGCTAG